The stretch of DNA CGCGAGCGTCCCGATCTCCGGTTCGGCCTATGCCTACGGCTACGGCACGCTCGGCGAATTTGTGGCGTGGATCATCGGCTGGGATTTGATTCTGGAATATGCCTTCGGCGCGGCCACCGTGGCGGTCGGCTGGTCGGGGTATCTGGTCAGTTTGCTCAAAGACTTTCACATTACATTCCCGGCGCGCTTAAGCGTGGGGCCGTGGAATACGGTGACGCTGGCGGATGGCAGCACCGTCTCAGGCATCATCAATTTGCCCGGCTTGTTGATCGCTGTTGGCGTGACGCTTTTGCTGATCAAAGGCATCAAGGAATCCGCGTCCTTCAATTCGATCATCGTCATGGTCAAGGTGGTGGTGGTGCTGCTGTTTATTGTCGCGGGTGTCGGTTATGTCAACAAACACAATCTGGGCATGGGTTGTGCGCCCGGCACGCCGGGTTGCGCGGAATTTATGCCCTTCGGGTTCGGCGGCGTCATCACCGGGGCGGCGGTAATTTTCTTCGCCTACATCGGCTTTGATGCTGTGTCCACCGCCGCGCAGGAATCAAAGAATCCCCAACGCGACATGCCCATCGGCATTCTCGGTTCGCTGGCGATCTGCACGGTGCTTTACATCCTGGTGGCGGGCATCATGGTTGGGCTGGTGGATTACAAGCTGTTGACCAATGCGGCGGCGCCCATCGCCGTGGCGATTGACGCAGCCTTGCAACAAGCCCAAGGCACGACGATGGGAACGATCCTGAAAGTCTTCCCGACCATCATCAAAGTTGGCGCCGTCTTGGGCCTGAGTTCGACGATGGTCGTGATGGTGATGGGGCAGCCGCGCGTTTTCTATTCGATGTCCAAAGACGGCTTGCTGCCGACCTGGGCGGCCAAGGTGCATCCGAAATACCGCACGCCGCACATCACGACGGCCATCACCGGCACCATCGTGGCGATTCTGGCGGGCTTCGTGCCCATCAGCCTGCTGGGCGAACTCGTCAGCATCGGCACCCTCTTCGCGTTCGTGATCGTGGGCACGGGCATCATCATCCTGCGCAGCACCAACCCCGATATGCCGCGTCCGTTCAAAGTACCGCTCTCGCCGTTCGTGCCCATCGGCACGGTGCTTTCGGCGGCGTACTTGATGAATAGCTTGCCGCTGGATACCTGGATTCGGCTGATTGATTGGATGTCCATCGGCTTGGTGATTTACTTTGCCTACAGCTACTCCAACAGCAAGCTCAGCGCCACTGGGACGCGTACCTCCACCGCGACGACAGCGGCTGCGGGCTACACGCCGCCGGTTGCGGCCTTGGTCGGCATCGGTGCCACCATCCTGCTGACGGTTTGGCAGGTGAATAAATACATCCCCAATGCCGGGCTGGTTGATCACGGCATACGGCTGTTCTTCTGGATCGTGGTGGGCGTGCTGGTGGTGATGCTGATGTATGGCAAAAAGGACGGCAGCGTTGGACGTAGCGCGCAGGTCAAAACGATTGGCTTGCTGGTGTCGCTAGTGAATATGGCGGTGTGGATCGGCATCACGTATTGGTTCTTTGCCCATTACGCCGAGATGAAGACCCATTGATTGGGCAAACCAGAAAGCTTGTTAGAAAAGGAAACGGCGGCCAGTCATTGGCCGCCGTTTCCTTACTTTGGCTGGGCGGAACCTTTGGAGTGCGGGCGGCACAGGCCGCCGCTTTGGTAATCTCTTTGAATATCCGTGCATTCGAGTGGACTACCAAAGCGGCGGCCTGTGCCGCCCGCACTCCAAAGACGCGGTGCGTCGAAATACGCAGAGGCGTCAGTTATTTTGCCAAATAGTTCCGATGCACCCAGGCGTCATTGCGGGCGCGGTCACGCACCTCAAACACGACATTCTTTTCCGACTCGTGTTTGACCATCCGCGTGCGCGGCCGCAGCGTTTTCACTTCAGCTTTGCCACTCTCGGCATCGCGGAAAAAAGCCTGTGCCAGATCGGTCCTCACCGGTTCGAACTTTCCGCTTTCGTCAAATTCGGCAAAGGCCTCGACGGCACTGGCCTCCAGCAGTTTCGGCCACAGCTTTTTGAACAGCGCGTTTGACGCATAAACATCGGCGCTGTTGAGCTGTCCGTTGATGGCGAAGACATAGCCGGTCACGTCCGGTTTGCCCGCGATGATCGCAGCGAGTTGGTTGACGTAATCAGCAGAAGATTCCTTGACGTTTTTGTTTTCCAAGGTCAGTTGCAAACTCGTCGGCGAAGCTTGCGAAACGACCGCAGTCAAGCCTGATTGTTCGGCCAGCATCAAGCTCGCGCTGGGAGCAGAAAGCACGCCTTGACTGATCCTGACGGTATTCTGGCCTCTCTCGGCAGCGTTCATTGGCGGCACAGGTGTGGCAGGCGGCGGAGCAAACTGCCCCGCGCGGAAACCTGAAGCGCTGCCACCACCAGCCCCCATCGCTCTCCCGCCAGCCACGCCGCCCGGCACGCCTTTCGCCGCCACATAATTTTTCGCCAGCTTGGCCTGCGCCACGCTGACGTTTTCCCAAACCTCGCTTTGCGATTGCGAATTGCGCGCGGCCAGCTTCAGCCCTTTCGTCGCCAGCATCTTGTCCGAAGCGCTGAAGGCCGTCACCGCTTCCCGTCCGCGCTGGCTCCAGCGGCTGTGTTCAACGCAAAACGCATCAATCTGGATGCGACCCGATTTTGGCGGCAGGATCAGGTCGAGCGCCAACACGCGGTCTTGCTGCCCGCCTTTGACGATGTCGCCGGCCTGCACAAAGACCTCTTCGGTCGAACGGTTTTGGATGGTCAGTTCGTTGACGTCGCCGGTCTCGCGCACGACGACTTTCTTTTGCCGCATGGCTTCCTGCAAGGTCAAATACGTCTTGCCGCCGGTTTGTCCTGCTTGATTCGCGCCGTGCACCAGAAAGACGCTCAGGTTCTTGTGCGTGAAGGGGCCTGAAAGCTTGTACGGCGAGTTTTGTGCTGCCGCGCCGGTGTTGGCAGTTGATTGCCCATTGCGTTGCTGGGCCTGTGATTGCGCCAAGCCGCCCAGCGCCAGACACACAGCGGCCAACGTGAATGCGAAGAACATCAATTTTCGTTGCATACTTCCTCCCTGCCGAGAAAACAGGTTGCGAACACAGACAGCCCGCGCGCGCCTGCAAAAGCGGACTTGCCCAAGATGGATGATGAGATGCGCAAGCGGGAGTTGGCGCCCACGCGCGTTGGGTTGTGTGAAGTTTGCGGGAAGTGTTTGCGCATGTCTGCCGCTCAGACACGCGCGCTGAAAAACAGTTCACCGCGCCCAGTTGGAATTTCAGTTGGCGCTTGGTTGAACAGCTTCTATCGGCCCGATGTGGTTTGAACAATCGAGCAGACGCTTCTTGCATGGCTTTTGTTCCGAGCGGTGGAAATTGGTGGTGAGGGGCAGAACGTATAGCGAACCTAAATCGGTTGTGGAACAAGATGGTATCTTGTTCCGCTGAATTAGGAAAAAGATACCATCTTGTTCCACAACCCAATCACATTTCCCATAGCGTTGTATGGTCGTGACGTGTAGCGGCAAGCTGATTTTAGCCCGGTGTTTCAAAGCTTTGTCATTACCTAAACCTTGCACGATTTCAGCCCGCGAACGCGGGCGGCAGCATAAAGCCTGGGGTGAAGGCGTTAGCCGAAACCCCAGGTCGTGCGCAAAATTGAATTTTCCAGCCCACGAAGTGGGCGACAGACATTGATTGGCTGGCGACGCTCTGCCGCCCGCGTTCGCGGGCTTAGCTCATAATCGCCAATGTTCCCAGGGTTCCGCGCGCTGGCGCGCTGCACCCTGGGCTTTATGCTGACGCCCGCATTCGCGGGCTAAAAACCAAGGCGCACGTTTCGCGCATAAGTTTGGGTAACGACAAGGCATTGAAACATCCGGCTACAATCAGCCGCCGCGCTGTGGCGAAGCAGTCAAGCCCGCCTTCCATTTTGCACACGTTATTCCGCCAGCCACCGCAGCGCCGCCGCTTCGTCTTGTTCGATGGCGAGTTCGACGGCGCGTTTGGCGGATTCAAGGATTGAATTGGATTGCTGCCGTAAGGCGAATGACTGTTGGATCATTTTGCTGATTCGCGCCTGCAAATCGCTAGTTGCGGACGATGGCGCGTAAACCAGAAAACGGCCAATTTGATGCGGGTAAAGTTCCAATTGCCCGGAAGAGCCGCACTGATATTTTTCGCTCTGCATTTGCCCGGCAATAGAGTTGAGGTAGAGCATCAGATAGTACGGATCGCAAAGTTCGTGGCTGACTCGGATCATGGTTACGTGATTATCCGCCACGGCTGGCAAGTCGTGATCGTAGATTGAGGCGCGCCCTAGTGTGCCTCGCCCTGTGCCGTTGATAAGCACATCGTCGCGTTGCAAACGGCCCTTGCTGGTTTGGGTGGTTTGGTAAAACTCCAGACTGGTGCATTCGGATTCGTCTAGTAAAACGCCGTGAGGCCGAACAGCTTTGCTGGCGATGACGAAGACCTTGCCGCCTTCGACGAACTCAGGTTGCACGCCGCGATGGATCTCTTCGCGGCAAAGAGTCAGCAACTCGACCGCTCCTTTCTTGCTCAACCGGATTGCCAGTTCTTGATGGCGCGGCTCGTAAAATTCAGCGTCGAGCCGTTCACCATTGGTGAATACTTCTTTGAACGATTTGATCGCGCTCTGTTCGTCCGGCGGCTGCCAGTCGCGCAAGCCCAGTTCCGCCAGCAGCAGGCGTTCGGCGTCGGCGTAGAGGGCTTGGCTTTGTACCAGTTTCTGATGGGCGGCTTTGAATACTTGTTCAACTCGAGTTTGAAAGCCTTCTGATTGAATCGGAATTAATAGCTTTTCGAGTTGCCAGATAAACGTATGTTGTTGAACGCTCCCGACTGGCAAGCGCCTCATCTGCGCTTTGCCATGCTCGCTACATAGAAAAGTACAAAGGAAGTACGGATTTAGACCTGAGGATGTCGTGATCTTTGCAATGTCTTGATTGGAATTAACAGGGTAATGCCAATCGTTCATTGCAACCGCCGCATTGCCCACTGTACCGGACATTGTAAGCAAGACCATTCCCGGTCGGACTTCAGATTTCCAAAGTAACGCGTTTGCAGCTTCGTCTATGTAAAGGCAATCGTTGAAGTCAACGACTCCATCTTTGATATTTTGCCCGCGTAAGAAAGGGGTTCCGTTTTCAAGGTAGTCAATCTCATTGCAGAGGGAATAGGCTCCAAAGCTCTTGATACTTTTACGCAAGCCCAAGAGATAAGACCAAGGCTTGCTCTTAATGAGTTTTTCATTCGCAAGAAATTCTTTCTGGTAGTAGTCGCTGTCGAGCCTAAGCACATCATTTTCACGCAAAACTTCACTCAACCTCATTTCAGCAACTTCTAGCCCGTCCAACAAAGCCTTGTACTTCGCTTCATCAAACGGGCCTACCGAAAAAAAGAGAGCTTTTCCTTCTTGGCAAACTCGATGAAGGCCTCGGCAATGCCGTCTTGCGTCTTGCCGTCAGTGTTGAACAGGTCGTGCTCCACAATCGGGTGCTGGTAGTCGTCGAGCAGCCGCGCGCCGTTGCGCGTCTCATAAATCTTCTCGCCCGAGTTGTCCTTGCCCGGTTTGCGCTGGGTGGCGAAGAAGATGTTGTAATCGTCACGGCGCGGGCAATAGCTACCGGATTGCTTATCGTCATTCCACTTCTGCACAAAGAGCACGCTAGTTTTGGTGCCGGTGTGCGGTTTGAAGGTGTTGCCGTGCAGCCCGACAACGGCCAGGATGCGGCAGCGTTCGGCGATGAATTCGCGGATGCGTTTGTCCGAAGAGTTATTGAAACGGCCTTGCGGCAACACGACCGCCATGCGCCCGCCGGGTTTCAGGAAATCCAGATTGCGTTCGATAAACAGGATGTCGCGCCCGACGGCGGATTCATTCTTGCCGTTGCCCTTGCGCCCCAATTCATATTTCGCCAGCATCCGCGTCTCTTTGATGTCACCTGCGAACGGCGGATTGGCGAGCAGCACGTCGAATTGAAAATCGCGGTAGCCGGTTTTGTCGCCGCGCAATCGCTTCAACCGTTTGAAGCCTTCGTTGTAGGTGTCGTTCCAATCCTCTTCGTCGGTGCGCTCTTCCCAGCGTTCGTAATCGAGCGTGTTCAAATGGAGCACGTTGGTCTGGCCGTCGCCCGCAATCAGGTTGAGCGTGCGCGCAACGCGGACGCTCTTCTCGTCAAAATCAATCGCAAAGACTTTCTCGTTGACGTACTTCTCGCAACGGCGCGGCTTCTTTTCGGCGGTGAACAAGTGGCTGGGTTCCTTGCCAAGATCAGCGTAAATCTGTTTCCAAACGTGAAAGATGCTGTGGACAGGGAAGCCCGACGAACCGGCGGCGGTGTCAATCAGGTATTCGTGCTCCTGTGGGTTGAGCATCTTCACGCACATATCAATCACGTAACGCGGCGTGAAATACTGACCCTTCTCGCACTTCGACGATTTGTTGACCAAGTATTCAAAGGCTTCGTCAATGACTTCCAGATTGGAGTTGAAGAACTTGACGTTTTGCAGCGAGGCGATGCAAACCGACAGATGCGAACGAGTCAGCGCGATCTTGGTATCGGGTGAAAAGACGCCCTGCCATTCCTGCTTGGCCTCTTCAAACAAGGTCTGAATCTTCTCGCGCAACTGCGCCTCGCTCTGGCCGGTGTTGCGGAATTCGAGCAAGCGTTTCGCGTCGCGCGTGCCTTCGTATTCGTCATACAGCTTGGTAAAGATCAGCTTGAAGACCTCTTCAAACACGTCCACGCCCGCGTTGGCTAAAACCTCATCCTCCATTTCCAGAATCAGGTCGCACAGCGATTTGCCCTCAGTCGTCAGCTTGTCGTGTGCAATCAGATCAGCGATGCGGAACTGTTAGTTGAGGATGTCGGCCAAGGTTTGCTTGGCCTTCGGCAGGTCGGTCAGGTCTTCAAAGAAGTTTGGGTCTTTGCGGTGGTAATAGGAAATCTGCCCGCCGTTCGTCCACACGCCGATGGGCGCGCCCGTCGCGTGGCAATACGATTTGAGCTGATCCTTGCCCTCTTTCAGCTTCGGCTTTTTGAGTTCGATGATGATGTAAGCCGAAGTCGGATGATCTTTGTCGAGGATGACAATGTCGGCTTTCTTCTTGTCCGCGCCCATCTGCACCGGCCATTCGACCGCCAGCCGGTCTTTTGCGTAGCCGTAGTCTTTGACCAAACGGCGCAAATAAAGCTGGCGCACAATCTCTTCCGGCGTCAACTTCAATTCCTTGCCGCGCACCAGACAGGGAACGAACTCAGCAGGCTTGCCCTTGAACTCTTTGACGATGATCGAAGTTTCAAAGGCTTTGATTTCGGTATCGGTGAACAGTGTGAGCGCGTAGTTCGACTCTTTGAGCAATTGACGATATTCCATCTTTCTTCCTAAAAGCAGTTTATGGGTCTGGTTAAACGGTCTTCGTCACCTTCGATAACGAACGCGGCTGATCCGGACTCAACCCTTTCGCCTCCGCCAGCAACGCGGCGAACAACTGCGCGGGGATCACATACGGAATCGGCGAGAGCAGTTCGCTGATGAGTTGCGGGATTTTGATTGCGCGGGTGGCGGCTTTGATGGCCGCCGCTTCGCTGGAAATCACGACTGTTTCGCCGCCGATCTTTTTCAACCTGGCGAGCAATTCGAGTTGGCCTTTCAACGTCGGCCCCGGTGGCGCAAAGAGAAACGCCGGGAAGCCGCGATCCATCATGGCAATCGGGCCGTGCAGGAAGTCAGCGCCCGAAAAGCGTTCGGCCACGACATAGCAGGTCTCCATCAGCTTGATGGCGAACTCATAGGTGTTCGCGTAATGCAGCCCGCGCCCGACGACGACGCAATGATTCATATAAGCATAGCGTTCGACCATCGCGGCGACCTGCGGTTGCAGTTGCAACGTGGCCGCCGCGAGTGCGGGGATGCGTGCGACCTCTGCGCCTTTGCGCACGCCGCTCAGGGCTTCGGCCAGCAGGTGGAACATCAGCAGTTGGCCGGTGTAGGTCTTGGTTGCCGCGACGCTCTTTTCGCGGCGGGCGCGAATCAGGAAAGTCTCGTCGGCCAATTCGGCCATCGCCGATTCGGCTTCGTTGGTGATCGCGAGCGTGGTCGCGCCGCAACGTTTGGCGTTTTCGAGCACCAGGTTCACATCTGCGCCCGCGCCCGATTGCGAGATGCCGATGACCAGCGCCTCGCGCAGATCGAGCTTTGCCTGATAGATCGTATGCACGGCGGGCGCGGCCAGCGAGACCGGAATGCCGGTCGTGATTTCCAACAGGTAACGGCCAAACAGCGCCGCATTGTCAGAACTGCCGCGCGCGACTAGCACGATCAGCCGCGGACGATTGGCGTTCAAGTGGGCGGCGAAGCGGGCGATTTTTTTGCTCTCTTGTTTGATTGTGCGTGCGAGCGCGTCGGGTTGCTGCTCGATCTCGGCCAGCATTAGGGACATGGGTTCTCCGGTCGTCGGTAGTCAGTGGTTAGTGGTCAGTGGTCAGAAAATACGATCAGGTTTCGCTGATTACTGCTTACCACTGCCAAGTGCCAACTGCCAACTGCCAACCGCTGCCAGTTCCCCGCGCAACAGACCGGCATCGCGGGTGGCGCCGATGGCGGCGAGCGCGGTTTGCAGCGTGGTTAATTGTTCAGCAGTAAGCGATGGTGTTGGGATGTTTGAATGCGCGCCGGGGTTGGGATTGGCACCACCAAAGGCACGCGCCCAAAGCCGCACACCGGCGCGTGAGCGTTCGTCATACAGCAGATTCAAAGCGTTTTCCAGCGCGCGTTCAGGTGCGTAGCTGCGACTCTCCCAGGCATATTCGGCGGCGGTCGCCAGCGGCAGGCGCGCGGCGTAAACCGCATTGGGCGGAATGCACAGCCAGCCGAGCGCCTCTTGCGCCAACGCGGTTGCTTCGGCGCGTTTGGCCCCTAGAAACAAACCGCCTTTCGCGTTGCTGGCGAAGCTGCCCCAGACGAGCGGGCGGCGGCCTGTCAGCTTGGTCATTTCCTGCACGCGGGTGCGGGTGTATTCGGGCAGGAAGCTTTCGCTGCCCAGCCAGACCAGCGTGACGGAGGCAGGAAGATTTGCGCCGAGTTCCTGCAAATAGGCGCTCTGTTCGGCGGCGTCCAGCGGATTGGCGGGCACGACCGACAGGCGGCAGGTGGGGCAAGCGGCCTTCAACCATTCGTCAGTGCGCCGCACGAATTGCGCCTGGGCGGCGGCCAGTGTTTTGAAGCGCGCGCGTTCGGCGTCGCGTTGCAACTGTGTGGGCGCATCATCGAACGCGAGTACGAAGTCGTTGATGCCAGTGCTGGCCAGGGCTTTGAGCTTGGCGGTCAGCGCGGCGAAATCTTCTTCGCTGCTGTAATCAAGCGTCGCGCCGGGATTGAGCGCATAAACCAGGCTGACGAAATTCTCACGCGCGACGCGCGCCAGTTCGTCAAAGCGCTCCAGTTCGTGGTTGGGGTATGGCGCGCGCCAGCGGTCGCGCCGCCAGGGATCGAATTGCGCGGCGTATACATAACGATTCATGCGCACGCGGCCCAGGCAGCGCAACCATTCCAGACGTTCGCGCGGCGTCCAGGGCGCGTCGGCAACACGTTCGACCAGGCCGCGCTGTGCGTAATCGGGGGCTTCAGTCAGGTTGACGTCTTGCGCGAGTTGGCCGTTCGCGCCCAGTTGCTCCAACTTGCCGAAGGCGTAAAACGCGCCTGACGCGCTGGGCGCGGTGATTTCGATGCGGCGCGTTTGGCCGTTGCGGCGGCTGCGGATGGCATAGCCTTCTATGTTGGCGGCATTGGCGGGTTGTCCGCTCTGATTGAGTTTGACGGTGACCTCGACGGCCTCGGCGTCGGTTTTGAACACGCGCCAATCCACCGCCTCGAAACGATTGCTGAGGCGTTCATCCAGGTTGCGTCCGTTGGTGAAATCCCAGACGGCGCGCGGAGCGGCGGGTTGCGGCATGAAATTGCCCAAGTGCGCCAGATGCGTGATGACCCGGATGTCAGGCTCGATCAGGTCTGCGGGCGTCAGAGCGTTCAGGCGAATTTGCAGCCGTTGCAACAGGGTGAGTTCAAATTCAGCACGTTCACCGGCAGCCAGCAAGACCGCGTGGATGTTGCGTTTGAACTGTTCGGCAAAGAGCTTTTCGGCGTAAGGCCGCAACTCGCCGAGCGCAAAATTTTCGGCCTGTTCGGTGTCGGTGAGCATCGCGGTCGCGGGTTTGGGTTGGGTGCGCAAAAATTTTTCGAGCGGCGCGCGCACATACAGCGGATAGGCCCAATCGCGCAAATAGCTGCCGAGCAGCAGCGCGATCTGGGTGCGTTCGGTGCGGCGCACACGTTCGAGATTGTCGCGCAGGAATTTGATCGAGAGCAACCAGGCTGTGGTTTGGGTGAGCGCGCGCGTGACGGCCTGGCTATCCGTTGCGGGTGTGGCCGCCGCCGCATAGGCGGTCACGCGGTCGAGCAGTTTACGTTGGCGCAAATTGTTGAGCAGCGCTTCCTGGCTGGCCGCCGCGTGCGACAAATCGAGCACGGCGCAACGCGCGCCCTCAGTGGCAGCCTTTTCCAGCGCATTGGCAAGGGCCGAGGTCACATTGGGCGCGGTTTGCGCAGTATGGACGAAAAGATAAAGGTCGGCGCTCTGGCCTGGCGCTGCTTCGACACCGCCGAGCAGGTTGATTTGCGCGCGGATGGTTTGCTGCAACACGGCGTTCGGTGTGGTGGAAAAGATTGCCGCCACACGGGGCGCGAAGCCGAAACGCCGGTTGAGCAACCGTGTTTGCAACAACGCGGCGGCGCTTTCGACGGTGTCGCCCAGCGCGACGCGCTTTTGCCATTGGCGCGCGGCGATTTGATTCGACAATTCCGGCGCAGCGGGCGCGACTAGCAAAAAATCGAGCAGGTTGGCTTCGACCAATTCAAAGGCCTGCGGTGTGTGTGCGGCGCTGACCGAAGCGTAGATGGGCAGGTTCGGGCGTTGGGCGCGCAGCGCGGTGAGCCAGGTTTTGACGGCCTGCGCCTGGGCATTGCCGAGCAGCGGGTCGAGTGCCAGCAAGACGCCATCCGTTTCGGCGAAATCGAAACCTTGCGCCCAACGCAAGAGCGCGGCGCTGCCCGTCAAGGCCTCCTGCGGCGGCGCATAAAGCTGATGATCGGCCAGCGCCGCCAGTTGTTTGGGCCAGGCCAGCGCGTGCCAGCGCGGGTTGTGCGGGATCAATACGAAATTGCCGGCCAGGTATGCGCGGCGCGCATTACGCAGCACGGGGCGCGTTTGCGGCCAGACATTCGCGGTCGCGAGCCAGAGGCAACTGAGCCATCCCAGCAGCCAGAAATAAAACGGCCAACGAAGGGCCGAACCGTGATGTACTGCTTGTTTCATCAATGCGTTTCGTCGTTCGTTGGCCTGTTTCATGGAGCTCTGCTGGGCGCTTTAGCTTACTGGCGGCAGACGCCCGGCGTTAGGGACGCGGGCGTTTCGGCGGCGTACTGGTAGTGGTGGGCGCGTTCCCGCGCGGACGCACGTTGCGATTGGAATTGGTCGTCGTGGTCGTCGTGGTCGTCGCGGCTTGCCCTTTGACGCGATTGAAATCGTTGCTGTTTTGCGCGCCCTTTTGATCGCTGCCACGCATGTGCTCAGAGATTTCGCGCCGCGTGTTGTCGAGGCGTTCGGTGGCGGGCGGATGACTCGCCAAAATATTGCCCACGGAACCGGCGTTGTTTTGAGTCGCCTCAGCCAGGATGCCGAACATCTCGACCATGCCGCCCGTGTTATAACCGCTGCGTTCGATGTTGTAGAGGCCCAGATAATCGGCCTCGCGTTCGGCCTCGCGGCTGTGTTTCATCAGGAAGCCGCCCGCGATGAGTCCGCCGACGGCTTGTCCCATTTCAGCGCCTTGCTGACCGCCGAAAATTGCACCCGCGATGGTCGCGCCGATGGCAAGCACGCCGAGTTTTTGCGAACGCTTGACGTTCTCCAGTCCGTGCCGCGCGACGATGTGGCCGATCTCGTGGCCAATGACGCTGGCGAGTTGGGCTTCGCTTTTGACCTGATTGATCAGGCCGGTGTGCACGTAAACATAGCCGCCCAGCGTGGCGAAGGCGTTGAGCGAATTGTCTTCAATCACCGAAAAATGCCAGGGGATGTTTGGGCGTTGCGAATCGCGCGCCAGCTTTTGCCCCAGCCGTTCGACATAATCGGCGAGCGGCCCTTGCACCAGCCGGATGGGCTTGGGCTGTTCTTGTGGCTGGCCTTGTTGCGCTTCTTGCTTGGGGGGATTCAGCAGTTGCTGATGCACCTGCGCGCCCAATTTGAGTTCGTCCTCTTCGCTCAGGTAGCCCTGGTTGGAATGGGCTTTGTCGCGAAATTTGTCGTAAACATTGGCTTGCGCCCGCGCCGTCCCCGCCAGCGAAGCCAGCAACCCCAACGCCAGCGCCAGGTACAACGGTCTTTTCCACGCATTCACTTTCATTATACGTTCCTCCAAGAATTCATTCGTTCAGCAGCGCAAGCGCGTGGGGAAGCGTGCGCGCAATGGCGGCCAGGTTTTCGCGCGCGCCGCGCACGCTGCCTGGCACATTGACGATCAGCGTGCGGCCGCGCACGCCACAGACCGCGCGCGAGAGGGCCGCGAGCGGCGTAATTTTCAAACTTTCCTGCCGCATCAATTCCGCCAGTCCGGGTGCTTCGCGTTCGATCACCTCGCGGGTGGCTTCGGGCGTGATGTCGCGCGGGGCGAGGCCCGTGCCGCCCGTGGTGACGATCAAATTCGCCAAACCGTGATCGGCGTAATAGCGCAAGCGCGCGGCAATCTGGGCGCGTTCGTCCGGCAAGATTTCGGTCGCGACAAGCTCGGCGTGCAGGGTTTGCAATTCGGCCACGACGGCGGGGCCGGACAAATCCACGCGTTCACCGCGCGCGGCGGAATCACTAATGGTCAACACGACCGCCTTGATCGTGGTTTGCTTGAGTGCCATACAGGTTCACAAAAGGGAGGGGCAGAGTGTAAGGCTTCGGCGCGGTTGATTCAACGGGGGCTGGCGCTTCATTGCCGCTCGATCAGGTCGGGCTGGCTAAGCGGCGCGTCAGCTTGCAAACTTTCGATCATGCGCCGGGTGACGATAAACAAAGGCGCAGGCAAGGCGTCCAATTTGTACCAACCCCAGCCCTCGCACTTTTCCGGCTCGCACAATTGCGCTTCACCATCTGGGGCTTCACAGACAAAATCCACGTCAATGTAATGGCGTGCGCCGTCGTCACGTGTGAAGAGATAATTGCCGACTGCCAGCAACCGCAGCCCGGTGATTTCCAGCCCCGTTTCCTCGTGCACTTCGCGCCGTGCGGCGGCCTCGAAACTTTCGCCGTATTCGATGTGACCGCCGGGCGCGGCGTAATAGCCCGCCCCGTGCGAACCGCGCCGTTTGCCCAACAACACCTGGCCGTTGCGCATGACCAAAACACCCATGCCTACAAAAGGTCTTTCCATTGTCATCATTACTTGCTGTTAGTGTTTGCCGCGCGCCACGTCAATCACACGCTCATACAGCGTGACGTATTGCGGGATGACGCGCTCGGTATTGAATTGTTCGACCGCGTGCGCGCGCCCGCGTTGGCCGAAACTGCGTTGCTTGGTTTCATCCGTCAGAATCTCGACCGCGCGCTCGGCCAACGTTTGCACATCGCCGACTTCGATCAGATAGCCGCTTTGCCCATCCAGCACGACTTCGGGCAAACCGCCGACGCGCGAGGCGATGACCGGCACTTCGCAGGCCAACGCTTCCAGCGCCGACAGGCCGAACGATTCGGTCTCGCTCGGCAAGAGCAGCAAGTCCGCGACCGACAGGTAATCGGCGATGTTGGGCACCTGGCCGACA from Acidobacteriota bacterium encodes:
- a CDS encoding amino acid permease gives rise to the protein MSLFATKPIDQIIAEAQETGEHTLKKALTALDLTMLGIGAIIGTGIFVLTGQAAGKHAGPAVVISMILAGIASAFAALCYSEFAASVPISGSAYAYGYGTLGEFVAWIIGWDLILEYAFGAATVAVGWSGYLVSLLKDFHITFPARLSVGPWNTVTLADGSTVSGIINLPGLLIAVGVTLLLIKGIKESASFNSIIVMVKVVVVLLFIVAGVGYVNKHNLGMGCAPGTPGCAEFMPFGFGGVITGAAVIFFAYIGFDAVSTAAQESKNPQRDMPIGILGSLAICTVLYILVAGIMVGLVDYKLLTNAAAPIAVAIDAALQQAQGTTMGTILKVFPTIIKVGAVLGLSSTMVVMVMGQPRVFYSMSKDGLLPTWAAKVHPKYRTPHITTAITGTIVAILAGFVPISLLGELVSIGTLFAFVIVGTGIIILRSTNPDMPRPFKVPLSPFVPIGTVLSAAYLMNSLPLDTWIRLIDWMSIGLVIYFAYSYSNSKLSATGTRTSTATTAAAGYTPPVAALVGIGATILLTVWQVNKYIPNAGLVDHGIRLFFWIVVGVLVVMLMYGKKDGSVGRSAQVKTIGLLVSLVNMAVWIGITYWFFAHYAEMKTH
- a CDS encoding SIS domain-containing protein, producing MSLMLAEIEQQPDALARTIKQESKKIARFAAHLNANRPRLIVLVARGSSDNAALFGRYLLEITTGIPVSLAAPAVHTIYQAKLDLREALVIGISQSGAGADVNLVLENAKRCGATTLAITNEAESAMAELADETFLIRARREKSVAATKTYTGQLLMFHLLAEALSGVRKGAEVARIPALAAATLQLQPQVAAMVERYAYMNHCVVVGRGLHYANTYEFAIKLMETCYVVAERFSGADFLHGPIAMMDRGFPAFLFAPPGPTLKGQLELLARLKKIGGETVVISSEAAAIKAATRAIKIPQLISELLSPIPYVIPAQLFAALLAEAKGLSPDQPRSLSKVTKTV
- a CDS encoding DUF4127 family protein, with product MKQAVHHGSALRWPFYFWLLGWLSCLWLATANVWPQTRPVLRNARRAYLAGNFVLIPHNPRWHALAWPKQLAALADHQLYAPPQEALTGSAALLRWAQGFDFAETDGVLLALDPLLGNAQAQAVKTWLTALRAQRPNLPIYASVSAAHTPQAFELVEANLLDFLLVAPAAPELSNQIAARQWQKRVALGDTVESAAALLQTRLLNRRFGFAPRVAAIFSTTPNAVLQQTIRAQINLLGGVEAAPGQSADLYLFVHTAQTAPNVTSALANALEKAATEGARCAVLDLSHAAASQEALLNNLRQRKLLDRVTAYAAAATPATDSQAVTRALTQTTAWLLSIKFLRDNLERVRRTERTQIALLLGSYLRDWAYPLYVRAPLEKFLRTQPKPATAMLTDTEQAENFALGELRPYAEKLFAEQFKRNIHAVLLAAGERAEFELTLLQRLQIRLNALTPADLIEPDIRVITHLAHLGNFMPQPAAPRAVWDFTNGRNLDERLSNRFEAVDWRVFKTDAEAVEVTVKLNQSGQPANAANIEGYAIRSRRNGQTRRIEITAPSASGAFYAFGKLEQLGANGQLAQDVNLTEAPDYAQRGLVERVADAPWTPRERLEWLRCLGRVRMNRYVYAAQFDPWRRDRWRAPYPNHELERFDELARVARENFVSLVYALNPGATLDYSSEEDFAALTAKLKALASTGINDFVLAFDDAPTQLQRDAERARFKTLAAAQAQFVRRTDEWLKAACPTCRLSVVPANPLDAAEQSAYLQELGANLPASVTLVWLGSESFLPEYTRTRVQEMTKLTGRRPLVWGSFASNAKGGLFLGAKRAEATALAQEALGWLCIPPNAVYAARLPLATAAEYAWESRSYAPERALENALNLLYDERSRAGVRLWARAFGGANPNPGAHSNIPTPSLTAEQLTTLQTALAAIGATRDAGLLRGELAAVGSWQLALGSGKQ